In Hydrogenimonas thermophila, one DNA window encodes the following:
- a CDS encoding S8 family peptidase, translated as MNRGFFISGLLAILLLLQGCGGGGGESTVSDPSVIESGVLTRTVAPYSDNPLFNEQWYFYKNDEFYSYYGIDSDAHIHPLLTQTYTGKGIKVAVIDDALDVTHEDLQGALVYTYDTETETTNVMPRDDSENHGTEVTGLIGANSNSIGISGIAPGSELIFIRLPFNQNISESMIIDAFYKAKELGADVINCSWGSGNVSDAVKAAIVDVAKTGRNGKGTIIVFASGNGGFDEIGDPIGNDESGIAEVLAVSSTNIYNERTSYSNYGPELDLLAPGGEYLGLVTLDQMGVNGLVNGNYVPYNSNFTFAGTSASAPIVTGIVALLLEANGNLTREEVMNILETNADKVDVTQCNYDPVTGHSIYCGYGKVNVERAIGAVLGG; from the coding sequence ATGAATAGAGGTTTTTTTATATCTGGACTTTTAGCAATTCTATTATTATTGCAAGGGTGCGGTGGTGGAGGTGGAGAGTCTACTGTAAGTGATCCTTCAGTTATAGAATCTGGTGTTTTAACAAGAACTGTAGCACCTTATAGCGATAATCCTCTATTTAATGAACAGTGGTACTTTTATAAAAATGATGAGTTTTACTCATACTATGGAATAGATTCAGATGCTCATATACACCCTTTGCTTACACAAACATATACTGGTAAAGGTATTAAAGTTGCAGTAATTGATGATGCTTTGGATGTAACTCATGAAGATTTGCAAGGAGCACTTGTATACACTTATGACACTGAAACAGAAACTACTAATGTAATGCCAAGAGATGATAGTGAAAACCATGGAACAGAAGTTACAGGTTTGATAGGTGCTAACAGTAACAGTATTGGAATATCAGGCATTGCTCCCGGATCTGAACTTATATTTATACGTTTACCTTTTAATCAAAACATTAGTGAATCAATGATTATTGATGCATTTTACAAAGCCAAAGAGTTGGGGGCTGATGTCATAAATTGCAGTTGGGGAAGTGGGAATGTTAGCGATGCTGTCAAAGCAGCTATTGTAGATGTTGCTAAAACTGGTCGAAATGGTAAAGGAACTATTATTGTTTTTGCTTCAGGAAATGGCGGTTTTGATGAAATTGGCGATCCTATAGGAAATGATGAGTCAGGAATAGCTGAAGTTTTAGCAGTCAGTTCGACAAATATATATAATGAGCGAACATCTTATAGTAATTATGGTCCCGAGTTAGATTTATTGGCTCCAGGTGGAGAGTATCTTGGTTTGGTGACACTTGATCAAATGGGAGTAAATGGACTTGTAAATGGTAACTATGTGCCATATAACTCTAATTTTACATTTGCAGGAACTTCTGCATCAGCTCCTATTGTTACAGGCATTGTTGCTCTTTTATTGGAAGCAAATGGCAACCTTACAAGAGAAGAGGTTATGAATATATTAGAAACTAATGCAGATAAAGTTGATGTTACTCAATGTAATTATGACCCAGTTACTGGGCATAGCATTTATTGTGGTTATGGAAAAGTTAATGTAGAACGTGCAATTGGTGCGGTTTTAGGAGGATAA
- a CDS encoding SixA phosphatase family protein has product MRELFILRHAKSSWDDPSLADFDRPLNSRGKEDAPLMGEHLAKLGVKPDIIVSSPAKRAKKTAKIVAEQLGFNPEKIEFRETIYEASPQSLLYLVCQFPENAKRVMLVGHNPGLTELANILGDIKIENIPTAGVVGIAFDTSKWEEACRMKGHTILFDFPKKIKGKE; this is encoded by the coding sequence ATGAGAGAACTTTTTATTTTGCGCCATGCCAAATCTAGCTGGGATGATCCAAGTTTAGCTGATTTTGACAGACCGTTAAACAGTAGAGGAAAAGAGGATGCTCCATTAATGGGAGAGCATTTAGCAAAATTGGGAGTAAAACCTGACATTATTGTATCTTCACCGGCAAAACGGGCTAAAAAGACAGCAAAGATTGTAGCTGAACAATTAGGGTTTAACCCTGAAAAAATAGAGTTTCGTGAAACTATCTATGAAGCATCACCTCAATCTTTACTCTATCTTGTATGTCAGTTTCCTGAGAATGCAAAGAGAGTAATGCTTGTAGGGCATAATCCAGGACTTACAGAACTTGCAAATATTCTTGGTGATATTAAAATAGAGAATATTCCAACAGCTGGTGTAGTAGGTATCGCATTTGATACTTCAAAATGGGAGGAAGCTTGTCGAATGAAAGGACATACTATACTTTTTGATTTTCCAAAAAAAATTAAAGGAAAAGAGTGA
- the mfd gene encoding transcription-repair coupling factor: MIEANFYDYLQQKEPPQILVVENDKEAQTAKAVAKILGFDTVVLPDFRATFGEDLRSWKEELFELNSALKEYYQKNIQNLLLIVPFHTLIYLLPKPELLDTFSISFGDDIDLENLKNRLYAWGYSFVDVVETKGEVSIRGDIIDIFSPNANNPWRISLFDTEVESIRTFEVENQKSNKNEEIEEIMIAPALFSFSTEQFEALQKKVEASDSDVFVKDVASLGFWYLDELSHDLMAGKRAVAIKNLQDEIVFAYEHAKNALPKERFNLEVIPETKRAKVIEPINVDLLTENYPERELVIVAESDALVRRSPIKELARATIVKTDGVVNLLTPDKIIVSLNKPFKKRVVKRPTILLDDLKPGDYVVHESYGVGIFKGIEPHQVLGAMRDFVHITYQNDDTLLLPVENLDMIDRYIAEGGSLPVLDRLGKGGFGKLKAKVKDRLFAIASEIVNMSAKRLLMKGAVIKTDIPELMQFREAAGFEYTPDQIKAVEEIFADLSSGRVMDRLLSGDVGFGKTEVAMNAILAVVKSGYQSAFVVPTTLLSSQHFKSVRDRLDPFGVRVDKLDRFTTAKQKKRILEELEKGELDVVIGTHALLGATFKNLGLVIIDEEHKFGVKQKEALKQMSVNVHLLSMSATPIPRSLNMALSKIKGYSELRTPPVERKGVRTFVKSFDETVVKEAIMRELRRGGQLFYVYNSIAGIESKKEELLEILPDLRILILHSKITAVQTEKEILKFEAGQYDLLLSTSIIESGIHMPKVNTMIVDGADRFGMADLHQLRGRVGRGKLEGYCYFLVENKDALSEQAKRRLIALESNSFLGSGAVLAYHDLEIRGGGNLIGESQSGHIKQIGYALYLKMLEDAIRALSQESAPERKRVDIKLSITAYISEELVSHDRVRLELYRRLSSCESVHDVIEIEQEIEDRFGKPDLPTRQFLDLVTIKVLAQQKGVERISNYNEHITIQYNEENKTTCKARSRDDDDLIATVLEELRK; this comes from the coding sequence GCAAATTTTTATGACTATCTTCAACAAAAAGAGCCACCTCAAATTTTGGTGGTAGAAAATGATAAAGAGGCACAAACTGCTAAAGCAGTAGCTAAAATTCTCGGGTTTGATACAGTTGTACTACCAGATTTTAGAGCCACTTTTGGAGAAGACTTAAGAAGCTGGAAAGAAGAGCTCTTTGAACTCAATAGTGCTTTAAAAGAATATTATCAAAAAAATATCCAAAATCTCCTATTAATAGTTCCTTTCCATACTCTCATCTATCTACTGCCTAAACCTGAACTCTTAGATACTTTCTCTATTTCCTTTGGTGATGATATCGATTTAGAGAATCTTAAAAATAGGCTCTATGCGTGGGGCTACAGTTTTGTAGATGTCGTTGAAACAAAAGGTGAAGTGTCAATTCGTGGGGATATTATAGATATCTTTTCACCCAATGCCAATAACCCTTGGCGTATCAGCCTTTTTGATACAGAAGTTGAGAGTATTCGCACCTTTGAAGTTGAGAACCAAAAATCAAACAAAAATGAAGAGATTGAAGAGATTATGATTGCCCCGGCACTATTTTCATTCTCAACAGAGCAGTTTGAAGCATTACAAAAAAAAGTTGAAGCAAGCGATAGTGATGTCTTTGTCAAAGATGTTGCCTCACTGGGCTTTTGGTATTTAGATGAGCTTTCGCATGATTTGATGGCAGGTAAAAGAGCGGTTGCGATTAAAAATTTGCAAGATGAGATAGTATTTGCTTATGAGCATGCAAAAAATGCACTCCCTAAAGAGCGGTTTAATTTAGAAGTAATTCCTGAAACAAAACGAGCTAAAGTGATTGAACCTATCAATGTCGATCTTTTGACAGAGAATTACCCTGAAAGAGAGTTGGTGATTGTTGCTGAGAGTGATGCACTGGTTAGAAGGAGCCCCATTAAAGAGTTGGCACGGGCAACGATTGTCAAAACTGACGGAGTTGTTAATCTTCTAACACCAGATAAGATCATTGTCTCTTTAAATAAACCATTTAAAAAACGTGTCGTTAAACGACCAACTATTTTACTTGATGATCTCAAACCAGGGGATTATGTCGTACACGAAAGTTATGGTGTAGGGATCTTTAAAGGAATTGAACCGCATCAGGTATTGGGGGCAATGCGTGATTTTGTCCATATCACTTACCAAAATGACGATACTTTGCTATTGCCGGTTGAAAACCTTGATATGATCGACCGCTACATTGCCGAAGGGGGTTCACTACCTGTTCTTGATCGCCTTGGTAAGGGTGGATTTGGCAAACTCAAAGCGAAAGTAAAAGATCGTCTCTTTGCTATTGCTAGTGAGATTGTGAATATGTCGGCAAAGCGCTTATTGATGAAAGGTGCTGTCATTAAGACCGATATTCCTGAACTTATGCAGTTTCGTGAAGCGGCAGGTTTTGAATATACACCCGATCAGATTAAAGCAGTTGAAGAGATTTTTGCTGATCTCTCCAGTGGGCGCGTGATGGATAGACTTCTTAGCGGTGATGTTGGATTTGGTAAAACAGAAGTGGCGATGAATGCTATTTTAGCGGTGGTGAAGTCTGGGTATCAGAGTGCTTTTGTTGTACCAACAACACTGCTAAGCAGCCAACACTTTAAAAGTGTCCGTGATCGTCTAGATCCTTTTGGTGTGCGTGTTGATAAACTTGACCGTTTTACGACAGCCAAACAAAAAAAGCGTATTTTAGAAGAGCTTGAGAAGGGTGAGCTTGATGTTGTTATTGGTACACATGCACTGCTTGGAGCGACTTTTAAAAACCTTGGGCTTGTGATTATCGATGAAGAGCATAAATTTGGTGTAAAGCAAAAAGAGGCACTAAAACAGATGAGTGTGAATGTTCACCTTTTGAGTATGAGTGCAACACCGATTCCAAGAAGTCTCAATATGGCACTGAGTAAAATTAAAGGGTACAGTGAACTGCGAACACCTCCTGTGGAGCGCAAAGGGGTGCGAACCTTTGTCAAGAGTTTTGATGAAACAGTTGTAAAAGAGGCGATTATGCGTGAATTGCGCCGTGGAGGGCAACTTTTTTATGTCTATAACTCGATTGCAGGGATTGAGAGTAAAAAAGAGGAGCTTCTTGAGATCTTACCTGATCTTCGTATTTTGATTCTTCACTCTAAAATTACAGCAGTTCAGACAGAAAAAGAGATCCTCAAATTTGAGGCAGGTCAGTATGACTTGTTGCTTAGTACCTCCATTATCGAATCGGGTATTCATATGCCTAAAGTCAATACTATGATAGTTGATGGAGCTGATAGGTTTGGTATGGCTGATTTGCATCAGCTTAGAGGACGTGTTGGTCGGGGTAAATTGGAAGGGTATTGTTACTTCCTTGTTGAAAACAAAGATGCTTTAAGTGAACAAGCCAAACGACGGTTGATTGCACTAGAATCTAACTCATTCCTTGGTAGCGGTGCAGTCTTGGCATATCACGATCTTGAGATTCGAGGTGGTGGTAACTTGATCGGTGAGAGTCAGAGTGGACATATTAAGCAGATAGGTTATGCACTCTATTTGAAGATGCTTGAAGATGCTATTCGTGCCTTAAGCCAAGAGAGTGCACCAGAACGAAAACGAGTTGATATTAAACTTTCCATTACTGCATACATCTCTGAAGAGTTAGTATCGCATGATAGGGTGCGTTTAGAGCTTTACCGACGTTTGAGTAGCTGTGAGAGTGTGCATGATGTCATTGAGATTGAGCAAGAGATTGAAGATCGTTTTGGTAAGCCTGATCTTCCAACACGCCAATTCCTTGATCTTGTAACTATTAAAGTTCTAGCTCAACAAAAAGGAGTTGAGCGAATAAGCAATTACAATGAGCATATTACAATACAGTATAATGAGGAGAATAAAACGACTTGTAAGGCACGAAGTCGTGATGATGATGACTTGATTGCAACGGTGTTGGAAGAGCTTAGAAAGTGA
- a CDS encoding TIGR00282 family metallophosphoesterase, giving the protein MKIGFIGDIVGRPGRGMVRRYLHELRESESLDFVIANYENASHGFGLTEKNAKELFKAGIDVMTGGNHTWDKKEINGLLETMPLLRPINYPEGVPGRGVRIFEVCNERLAVVNIMGYFGMPMCENPFIAANHIVDVLHSEGVKNIFIDIHAEATSEKRALLMMLRQKVSAIVGTHTHVGTDDLVIDSGCAYLTDVGLTGCRDNVIGMDSKVPIERFLTGLPGRFDVPDKCKGILQMVVMELKDGRAVDAYKIRVYSEGDKEVVLKARIEHNDG; this is encoded by the coding sequence GTGAAGATAGGGTTTATTGGTGATATTGTTGGTCGTCCTGGCAGAGGGATGGTTAGAAGGTATTTGCATGAGTTGAGAGAGTCTGAGTCTTTGGACTTTGTCATAGCAAATTATGAAAATGCCAGTCATGGGTTTGGACTCACTGAAAAGAATGCCAAAGAGCTTTTTAAGGCTGGTATTGATGTAATGACTGGCGGTAATCATACTTGGGATAAAAAAGAGATTAACGGATTGCTAGAAACAATGCCACTTTTGCGTCCTATAAACTACCCTGAAGGTGTTCCAGGGCGTGGAGTACGAATATTTGAAGTTTGTAATGAGAGGCTTGCTGTAGTAAATATTATGGGCTATTTTGGTATGCCTATGTGCGAAAATCCTTTTATTGCTGCAAATCATATTGTAGATGTTTTGCACTCAGAAGGTGTAAAAAATATATTTATCGATATTCATGCAGAAGCAACAAGTGAAAAGCGTGCTCTTTTGATGATGCTGCGTCAGAAGGTAAGTGCAATTGTTGGTACTCATACCCATGTTGGCACTGATGATTTGGTAATAGATAGTGGCTGTGCGTACTTAACCGATGTTGGACTTACTGGGTGTCGTGACAATGTTATAGGAATGGATTCAAAAGTGCCTATTGAGAGATTTTTAACTGGTCTGCCGGGAAGGTTTGATGTTCCTGACAAGTGTAAAGGGATACTTCAAATGGTTGTAATGGAGTTAAAAGATGGAAGAGCAGTTGATGCCTATAAAATTCGTGTATATAGTGAAGGAGATAAAGAAGTCGTACTTAAGGCACGGATTGAGCATAATGATGGATAA